The Cyclobacterium amurskyense genome contains the following window.
GCCAGCCAGCGCCTCTTTAGAAAACGAAGTTGATTTTGGGTATACAGTTGAGAATATCCTGAATTATTCGAAAAGTTTTGGCCTTAATCATTCATTTCAGGCCACACTACTCCAAAGTATCCAAGGACTACGGTCCGAACAGCACAAGAGTGAGGTGTCTAACCTGCCTTATGAATCACAGTTATTTTACGATATAGGAACAGCAGAAGTGAAAGGCAACCTCAGTAGCCGGCTTGAACAATGGAGCCTTGCTTCCTATATGGGTAGAGTGAATTATGATTTTATGGGGAAATACCTTTTCCAGGCTACTTTAAGGGCAGATGGCTCTTCGAGGTTGGCGCCTGGTAGAAAATGGGCCTATTTTCCTGGAGGTTCTATAGGTTGGAGACTGATAGAGGAAGGGTTCTTAAGAAACCAAAGTCTAATAACTGAACTTAAACTTAGGGCTTCTTATGGGCAGGTTGGGAATACTTCAGTAGATCCTTACCAAACCTTAGGTAGGCTTAGAAGGACAGTCTACGCATTGGGGGATACTCCCTATCTGGGTTTTGGCTTAAATGAAATCCCAAATAGTGATCTTGGTTGGGAAATATCTTCTACAACCAATCTAGGTTTGGACTTTGGCTTATTCAATAATAGGCTTTCTGGATCCTTGGAATATTACATTACCCATACTACAGACATTTTATTGGAGAGAAACCTTCCTTATACATCGGGATACCAAAATATCTTGCAAAATATTGGGGCCACAAAAACCAATGGATTGGAGTTTTCTTTAAATGCTACTCCAATGGACAAAAAGAATTTCAGATGGGATATTCAATTTAACATATCAAGTTATAAGGAGCAAATCACAGACCTGGTTTTCAAGGATGAAAATGGTAATTCAATTGATGATACAGGAAACCAATGGTTTATTGGGCAGCCAATAAGGGTATTTTTCGATTACCAAAAAATTGGAATCTGGCAATCTGATGAGGTGGATATGGCCAGACAAATGGAAAATAAGTTTCCCGGAGAAATTAAACTGAAGGACCAGGATGGGGACAATTTGATTACCCCTGATGACAGGTTGGTACTTGGATCTGACGTGCCAGATTATTTGGGAGGCATCACCAATCGTTTCCAAATTAAAAACTTTGATTTTAGTTTCTTCTTTTTTTATAGGATGGGACACATGATTAGAAGCAGATTCCATGATTCCAACAATAACCTTGAGGCAAGGTATAACAATTTAAATGTTGATTACTGGACAATCGATAACCCCAGTAATGAAAACCCCAGACCTAATGTTTATCAGGAATTCCCCAGAGATAGCTCCACAAGGAGTTATTTTGATGGCAGTTTTGTGAAGTTGAGAAATGTTACACTGGGTTACAATCTACCTGAAGCTTTAGCAGGTAGGTTGGCAATGAGTAGGTTAAGGGTTTATGCATCAGCTCAAAACCCTGTCTTCTGGTCCACTTTTGATACTTGGGACCCGGAATTGGCAGGGGATATTGATGCAGGGTCGATACCCTCAGCAAGGCAATTTTTATTTGGTGTTAATGTAACATTTTAAAGCAAAAAAAAATCATGAAAAATAAAATAAGTTTAATTCTCATACTATTTTCTGCGGTCTACTGTCTTTCATGCGAGGAATACCTTGAAGAAGAATTAATATCAGGAGTTTCAGCAGGAACCTATTATACTACAGCCAGTGGATTTGAAGCAGCTTTGGCAGCGACCTATGCTGAACCGAAAAGTTTCTATGGAACAGAACGGGGTTTTACCATGACTGTATTTGGTACAGACCTACATACCAATGGAAGAGGAGGGAGTCATAAAATGATTAACTACTACGATGGTGCCTTTAGTCCTGCGCAGAGTTTTGTACGTGATACCTGGCGGGACTTTTACCGAGGGATCAATCAGGCCAATGCAGTAATTAACAGGTCTGAAAATGTTGAGGGAGTTACCCAGGAAGTGAAGACCACGAGAATAGCAGAAGTCCGATT
Protein-coding sequences here:
- a CDS encoding SusC/RagA family TonB-linked outer membrane protein; the encoded protein is MKKPINFHFKEANKKLLNVCLLFLIVLSAPAMEINKKANDEKTTIQELLIDIKGKVTDPSGEGVPGATILVKGTTIGTATDSDGAFQIDAKQGDELIISFVGYRTKTVMVGNQTSINIVLEEDLSSLEEVIVVGYGSQEKRNITGAISSLDEKDIKEIPVASAVQAMQGQVAGVDIVSSGGRPGQNPQVLIRGRRSISASNDPLYVIDGIPQTSATSAIFDINPQDITSMEVLKDAAATAIYGSRGANGVIIITTKRGSTGETTVSYDGYYGFSNVTNMVDMMDGQQYAAMKREARRWDPDTGQPSWNGVVPTDEQVFLDPTEFESVNMGRSTDWLDLIIGQGHQTNHQVSVNGGSDKTQFNISLGYFNESGIVENMDYTRATARINLDHNISKVFKVGTSFLATFAIQNWGSGSAIGEAVSNNPLGVPYNEDGSLRFLPTNDGIRTNPLNELVPGAYVDERRSNRIFAPVYLEAKIIEGLTFRVNAGPDIRYNRIGNFRASKSNANRGGPASASLENEVDFGYTVENILNYSKSFGLNHSFQATLLQSIQGLRSEQHKSEVSNLPYESQLFYDIGTAEVKGNLSSRLEQWSLASYMGRVNYDFMGKYLFQATLRADGSSRLAPGRKWAYFPGGSIGWRLIEEGFLRNQSLITELKLRASYGQVGNTSVDPYQTLGRLRRTVYALGDTPYLGFGLNEIPNSDLGWEISSTTNLGLDFGLFNNRLSGSLEYYITHTTDILLERNLPYTSGYQNILQNIGATKTNGLEFSLNATPMDKKNFRWDIQFNISSYKEQITDLVFKDENGNSIDDTGNQWFIGQPIRVFFDYQKIGIWQSDEVDMARQMENKFPGEIKLKDQDGDNLITPDDRLVLGSDVPDYLGGITNRFQIKNFDFSFFFFYRMGHMIRSRFHDSNNNLEARYNNLNVDYWTIDNPSNENPRPNVYQEFPRDSSTRSYFDGSFVKLRNVTLGYNLPEALAGRLAMSRLRVYASAQNPVFWSTFDTWDPELAGDIDAGSIPSARQFLFGVNVTF